A genomic window from Candidatus Methylacidiphilum fumarolicum includes:
- the dnaK gene encoding molecular chaperone DnaK: MAHVLGIDLGTTNSCMAIVEGGQPVVLENSEGARTTPSVVAFTKSGERLVGQAAKRQAITNSKNTIYSIKRFIGRRFSEVQEEIKRVPYKVIEGKNGDCAVEVEVGGERRIYTPQEISAFILMKLKADAESKLGEKITQAVITVPAYFNDSQRQATKAAGEIAGFEVLRIINEPTAASLAYGLDKKKDERIAVYDLGGGTFDISILEIGEGVFEVKATNGDTHLGGDDWDAAIMEWIIQDFKKETGIDLHGQPDAVQRIKEEAEKAKIALSSALEYEINLPFITADQTGPKHIQKKLTRAKLEQLTEHLAERTVQPVLNCLKDAKLTAAEIDELVLVGGMTRMPKIIETARRLIGREPHKGVNPDEVVAVGAAIQGAVLKGQVKDVLLLDVTPLTLSIETAGGIATPMIPRNTTIPTRKSQIFSTFSDNQPSVEIRVLQGERPMARDNKLLGVFHLDGIPPAPRGVPQIEVTFDIDANGILHVSAKDLGTGREQKITITGSSGLSKEEIEKMTKEAEAYREQDLKNKERAEAKNNADNAAYQAEKLLREYGDKVDSAKKLEIEKCIEKVREVIKGDDTDAIKKAMEELNEKVQAISVEMYRAASSKASSSSSPPPSSGGEKSDVIDAEFEKVDKDKP; the protein is encoded by the coding sequence ATGGCACACGTATTAGGCATCGATTTAGGTACGACGAATTCCTGTATGGCGATAGTAGAGGGCGGCCAACCAGTGGTTTTGGAGAATTCCGAAGGGGCTAGGACAACCCCATCAGTGGTGGCGTTTACAAAAAGTGGAGAAAGATTGGTAGGTCAGGCGGCCAAGCGACAGGCAATCACCAATTCTAAAAATACCATTTATTCCATAAAGCGGTTTATCGGAAGAAGGTTTAGCGAAGTTCAAGAAGAAATAAAGAGGGTTCCTTATAAGGTCATAGAAGGCAAGAATGGTGATTGTGCTGTAGAAGTAGAGGTAGGAGGGGAACGAAGGATCTATACACCTCAGGAAATATCTGCTTTCATATTAATGAAACTGAAAGCGGATGCAGAATCCAAACTTGGAGAAAAAATTACCCAGGCGGTTATCACAGTTCCTGCTTATTTCAACGATAGCCAGCGTCAAGCCACCAAGGCTGCCGGTGAAATTGCTGGATTTGAAGTATTGAGGATTATCAATGAGCCGACGGCAGCTTCTCTTGCCTATGGACTAGATAAAAAGAAAGACGAGCGGATCGCCGTTTACGATTTAGGGGGAGGAACGTTTGATATTTCTATTTTGGAGATTGGGGAGGGGGTTTTCGAAGTTAAGGCGACCAATGGGGATACGCATCTTGGAGGAGACGATTGGGATGCAGCCATAATGGAATGGATTATTCAAGATTTCAAAAAAGAAACAGGTATTGATTTGCATGGTCAACCTGACGCAGTCCAAAGGATCAAAGAAGAGGCTGAAAAAGCCAAAATTGCTTTATCTTCAGCCCTTGAATATGAGATCAATTTGCCCTTTATAACAGCTGATCAAACGGGCCCTAAGCATATTCAGAAGAAATTAACGAGAGCCAAGCTAGAGCAACTGACCGAACATCTTGCTGAAAGAACAGTTCAGCCTGTTCTCAACTGTTTGAAGGATGCAAAATTAACGGCTGCCGAGATTGATGAGCTTGTGTTAGTGGGTGGAATGACCAGGATGCCAAAAATCATCGAAACAGCTAGGCGGCTTATAGGTAGAGAACCTCATAAGGGAGTAAATCCTGATGAGGTAGTGGCTGTTGGGGCAGCCATACAAGGAGCAGTGTTAAAGGGGCAGGTGAAAGATGTGCTGCTGTTAGATGTTACTCCCTTGACTCTTTCTATTGAAACAGCTGGAGGCATTGCGACTCCTATGATTCCTAGGAATACGACGATTCCTACCCGCAAATCTCAAATATTCAGCACCTTTTCAGACAACCAGCCAAGTGTAGAAATAAGAGTGCTTCAGGGAGAAAGGCCAATGGCAAGAGACAACAAGCTATTGGGAGTTTTCCATTTGGACGGTATTCCTCCGGCTCCTCGAGGGGTGCCGCAGATTGAGGTAACCTTTGATATAGATGCCAATGGAATTCTTCATGTTTCTGCTAAGGATTTAGGAACAGGCAGAGAGCAAAAAATAACGATTACAGGCTCCAGCGGACTTTCCAAGGAAGAAATAGAAAAAATGACAAAGGAGGCCGAAGCGTATCGAGAACAGGATCTGAAGAATAAGGAGAGAGCTGAGGCTAAGAACAATGCGGATAACGCTGCTTACCAAGCAGAAAAGCTCTTGAGAGAATACGGAGACAAAGTCGATTCAGCTAAGAAGCTGGAGATTGAGAAATGCATTGAGAAAGTTAGAGAAGTCATTAAGGGAGATGATACGGATGCTATCAAGAAAGCTATGGAAGAACTCAATGAAAAAGTCCAAGCTATTTCAGTAGAAATGTATAGAGCGGCTTCATCCAAGGCTTCTTCGAGTTCTTCTCCGCCACCAAGCTCAGGTGGTGAAAAATCCGATGTAATCGATGCGGAGTTTGAAAAAGTTGACAAGGATAAGCCTTAA
- the ygfZ gene encoding CAF17-like 4Fe-4S cluster assembly/insertion protein YgfZ gives MNEKIIYEKLIQGQPGWCSLRDRSLWKAYGKDRTKYLNGQIPADLSSLPVGQSLHTAALNRKGRIDCELWIANQEDAFYIDAPKESEESTEKRLTSFLVADKVSIEQLNDSYRLYHYFGLESPKGFELCFFNKRFGIPGWDIWSQTVIENFSCMEVPPRILESLRLEAMIPRWGFELTANVIALEAFLNKEAISFTKGCYVGQEIISRIHHLGQVNHLLTLFICLDDSIPQCVQLFDQNQAVGRLTSSCYSFGYEKPIALGFLRKEYRKEGNVLRTSNDYCLKILKAPPPIG, from the coding sequence ATGAACGAGAAAATCATTTATGAAAAATTAATCCAAGGACAGCCTGGATGGTGTTCTTTAAGAGATCGAAGTCTTTGGAAGGCTTATGGCAAAGACAGGACAAAATATTTAAATGGACAAATCCCAGCTGATCTTTCTTCTCTACCTGTAGGACAATCTTTACACACGGCTGCCCTTAACAGAAAAGGAAGGATCGATTGCGAACTTTGGATAGCCAATCAGGAGGACGCATTTTATATCGATGCACCAAAAGAGAGCGAAGAGAGTACGGAGAAGCGATTAACAAGTTTTCTTGTTGCAGACAAAGTTTCAATCGAACAGCTAAATGACTCCTATAGACTCTATCATTATTTTGGTCTAGAGTCTCCAAAAGGCTTCGAATTGTGCTTTTTTAACAAAAGATTCGGTATTCCTGGATGGGACATATGGTCGCAAACGGTAATTGAAAATTTCAGTTGTATGGAAGTACCTCCCAGGATATTGGAAAGTTTACGACTCGAAGCAATGATTCCTAGATGGGGCTTTGAGCTAACAGCTAATGTTATAGCTTTGGAAGCTTTTCTTAACAAAGAAGCAATAAGCTTTACAAAAGGTTGCTATGTTGGCCAGGAAATTATTTCTAGGATCCATCATTTAGGTCAAGTAAACCATCTTTTAACTCTTTTCATTTGTCTTGATGACAGTATTCCCCAATGCGTGCAGTTATTCGACCAAAATCAAGCCGTTGGTCGGCTAACTTCTAGTTGTTATTCCTTTGGCTATGAAAAACCGATTGCTTTGGGATTCCTTAGAAAAGAATACAGAAAAGAAGGAAATGTATTGCGCACTTCTAATGACTATTGCTTAAAGATCTTAAAAGCCCCACCCCCCATTGGATAG
- a CDS encoding lipid-binding SYLF domain-containing protein, protein MHPQVVMRKDGLQAGSTALKLTVINSINVMIVLNKGRQKTKTFLWPIFCSLLFLAFPIQKLWAWNFEKQIDQVVTFIQMMKNRYKDNVPEPIFQEAKGIGFVSLYQASLFMKERQGVGLIIVRLPEGRWSGPLAVKVSGWDLGLSVGFLSADLLLVINTQETIDLLIKGTKCNIGVGQSAQPGLVELTEDQATSPTAAVYVYLISKKKLKGIAIGNIDLIADPETNWKYYQTKCIPYQILSGRIAVPESGQRLIQALLEPYRSLPVKPAERVVASPP, encoded by the coding sequence ATGCACCCCCAAGTCGTCATGAGGAAAGATGGCTTGCAGGCTGGATCAACCGCATTGAAACTTACCGTCATTAATTCAATCAACGTCATGATAGTGTTAAACAAGGGAAGACAAAAGACAAAAACCTTTCTTTGGCCGATCTTTTGTAGTCTTTTGTTTTTAGCTTTTCCCATTCAAAAGCTTTGGGCATGGAACTTTGAAAAACAAATTGATCAAGTGGTGACTTTTATTCAAATGATGAAAAATCGATATAAGGATAATGTGCCAGAACCGATCTTCCAAGAGGCAAAAGGCATAGGGTTTGTCAGTCTCTACCAGGCGAGCTTATTCATGAAAGAAAGACAAGGGGTTGGATTGATTATAGTTCGGCTTCCTGAAGGACGTTGGTCAGGCCCATTGGCAGTAAAGGTATCGGGATGGGACTTGGGGCTCAGCGTAGGTTTCCTATCTGCGGATCTATTGTTGGTGATCAATACCCAGGAAACAATAGATTTGCTAATCAAGGGGACCAAATGCAATATCGGTGTTGGGCAGAGTGCTCAACCAGGATTAGTTGAATTAACGGAAGACCAAGCCACTTCTCCGACCGCTGCCGTTTATGTCTATCTAATTTCTAAGAAAAAGTTGAAAGGGATTGCCATAGGAAATATTGATCTGATAGCTGATCCCGAGACAAACTGGAAGTATTATCAAACCAAGTGCATACCTTATCAAATCCTTTCAGGAAGAATTGCTGTTCCTGAAAGTGGTCAGCGATTGATTCAGGCTCTCTTAGAGCCCTATCGAAGTTTGCCAGTAAAACCAGCAGAAAGGGTTGTAGCTTCTCCGCCATAA
- a CDS encoding thioredoxin domain-containing protein codes for MNTLSKEKSPYLLQHAHNPVQWQPWTEATIQKAKELNRPIFLSVGYSTCHWCHVMAEESFENPTVAELLNAFYIPVKVDREERPDIDQFYMEFVQAFCGQGGWPMSVWLTPDLEPFFGGTYFPLESKWGRPGFIDLLKKIANLWQSHRSALQQQGQEILNKMRESILCSIEIESQPNLTQIARKTVEQLWGNFDRVYGGFSPPPKFPRPNLFFFLFRAGSFKELPDPLQNKAMKMALFTLQKMSCGGIHDILEGGFHRYSVDAQWRLPHFEKMLYDQAHLGSAYLEAFQMTSDFLFKETATALFEYLFSHLYNPAGGFYSAEDADSLNSSGEKAEGAYYLWTMEELEKILEEVVGKERSKVLASFFGATNQGNLAEGLGTEPSMRLKNMLFFSKPLSALAEELKMPIEETKDLLLKAKTALKEARLKRPKPFLDDKIITAWNGYAISALAKAYMVLADSRYLNEAKKTADFILEHLWDADSKILYRIYRNGRGSIPGFASDYASLAASLLDLFEADQDEKWLLQAKMFQELLEEKFADPYRHQYLSRAVETAATIIQTREEYDGAEPATLSLSAYALWKLFSITGEEKWKKRLEELFNSAWPILERFPTALPYFLGVYLEYSVPPIEIIIVGEKDDLKTRALFNTLSSVLIPNRLFLVLDPRQGVPRTFKSIDFYSNLLSVYPGYPIAYICARGQCSLPQTEPEKALEILKSHATLFLEKDYLPSLD; via the coding sequence ATGAATACTCTAAGCAAAGAAAAAAGTCCTTACTTACTCCAACATGCCCACAACCCCGTCCAATGGCAGCCATGGACGGAAGCAACTATTCAAAAAGCAAAGGAACTCAATAGGCCAATTTTTCTATCTGTTGGCTATTCAACCTGTCATTGGTGTCATGTGATGGCTGAAGAATCTTTTGAAAATCCAACAGTTGCTGAACTGCTCAACGCTTTTTATATACCTGTAAAAGTAGATAGAGAAGAAAGACCCGATATTGATCAGTTCTACATGGAATTTGTCCAAGCTTTTTGTGGACAAGGAGGATGGCCTATGAGTGTCTGGTTGACACCTGATTTAGAGCCATTTTTTGGCGGCACTTATTTTCCTCTAGAAAGTAAATGGGGACGGCCTGGATTTATTGATTTGCTTAAAAAAATTGCCAATCTTTGGCAATCTCACAGATCGGCTCTTCAACAACAGGGTCAGGAAATACTTAATAAAATGCGAGAAAGCATCCTTTGTTCTATAGAAATTGAAAGCCAGCCAAATTTAACACAGATAGCAAGAAAGACAGTAGAACAACTTTGGGGCAATTTTGATAGAGTGTATGGTGGCTTTTCGCCTCCTCCGAAGTTCCCACGTCCTAACCTTTTCTTTTTTTTATTTAGGGCTGGTTCCTTCAAAGAACTCCCTGATCCCCTCCAAAATAAGGCTATGAAGATGGCCCTTTTTACTCTACAAAAAATGTCTTGCGGAGGCATCCATGATATCTTGGAAGGGGGATTTCACAGATATTCCGTAGATGCACAGTGGCGACTACCACATTTTGAAAAGATGCTTTATGATCAAGCTCATCTAGGTTCAGCCTATTTGGAAGCTTTCCAAATGACTAGTGACTTTCTTTTTAAAGAAACGGCCACTGCTCTTTTCGAATATCTTTTTAGCCATCTCTATAATCCTGCTGGAGGATTTTATTCAGCCGAAGACGCAGACAGCCTGAATTCTTCAGGAGAAAAAGCTGAAGGAGCCTATTATTTGTGGACTATGGAAGAACTTGAAAAAATTCTCGAGGAGGTGGTAGGGAAAGAACGAAGTAAAGTATTGGCTTCATTCTTTGGAGCCACCAATCAAGGCAATCTTGCAGAAGGATTAGGAACTGAACCATCCATGCGGTTAAAAAACATGCTCTTTTTTTCTAAACCGCTTTCAGCGTTAGCCGAAGAGCTCAAAATGCCAATAGAAGAAACTAAAGATCTTTTATTAAAAGCAAAAACCGCCCTAAAAGAAGCCAGATTGAAACGACCTAAGCCTTTCTTAGACGATAAAATTATTACTGCTTGGAACGGTTATGCGATCTCTGCTCTGGCAAAGGCTTACATGGTGTTAGCTGACAGTCGCTATTTAAACGAAGCTAAAAAAACAGCAGATTTTATTCTAGAGCATCTTTGGGATGCCGATAGTAAAATCCTTTACCGTATTTATCGCAATGGCAGAGGATCTATCCCAGGCTTTGCTTCTGACTATGCTTCTCTCGCCGCCTCTCTACTTGACCTTTTTGAAGCCGATCAAGATGAAAAATGGCTGCTGCAAGCAAAAATGTTTCAAGAGCTGCTCGAAGAAAAATTCGCTGATCCCTACAGACATCAATATCTTTCGAGAGCCGTCGAAACGGCAGCAACGATCATTCAAACAAGAGAAGAATATGATGGAGCAGAACCTGCGACCCTTTCTCTATCAGCGTATGCTCTATGGAAGCTTTTCAGCATAACCGGAGAAGAAAAATGGAAAAAAAGGCTAGAAGAATTGTTTAACAGCGCCTGGCCTATCTTAGAAAGATTTCCAACCGCATTGCCTTATTTTCTAGGAGTTTATCTGGAATACTCAGTTCCACCCATCGAAATTATTATTGTGGGAGAAAAAGATGACTTAAAAACAAGAGCCCTCTTCAATACCTTATCCAGTGTGCTCATTCCTAATCGGCTCTTTTTAGTTCTTGATCCTCGCCAAGGAGTACCCAGAACTTTCAAATCTATAGATTTTTATTCTAATCTTCTTTCAGTTTATCCAGGATATCCTATTGCCTATATCTGTGCAAGAGGCCAGTGTAGCTTGCCTCAGACCGAGCCTGAAAAAGCATTAGAAATCCTTAAATCTCATGCCACTTTATTTTTAGAGAAGGATTATCTTCCCTCTTTGGATTGA
- the groES gene encoding co-chaperone GroES, translated as MVEPKIRPLGERVLVKLNEEKEVRKGGIIIPDTAKEKPQEATVIAVGPGKLDENGKRIPIELKKGDKVLISKYGGTEVKIDGESFQILREDDVLAIIEE; from the coding sequence ATGGTTGAACCTAAAATTCGCCCTTTAGGTGAGCGGGTATTAGTCAAGCTCAACGAAGAAAAGGAAGTAAGAAAAGGAGGAATCATTATTCCGGATACAGCCAAAGAAAAACCCCAGGAAGCAACGGTTATTGCTGTTGGTCCTGGGAAGTTGGATGAAAACGGGAAAAGAATTCCGATAGAGCTTAAAAAAGGAGATAAGGTTCTCATTAGCAAATATGGTGGAACTGAAGTAAAAATCGATGGAGAATCCTTTCAGATTCTTCGCGAAGACGATGTTTTGGCCATCATTGAAGAATAA
- a CDS encoding nucleoside deaminase — translation MGSNIVVITNKKILINRKNAPDLLVKEIVLYFWQKEPIERIWRRLCPVVCAQEPTHGILIAMKTDQLQVDNYFMGKALEKATEAFEKGEVPIGAVIVRDQKILGMGRNRVEECCDVTAHAEMEAIRNAQLLLGDWRLTATTIYVTKEPCLMCYGAILLSRIARVVFGIEDPKKGIFRPPTFFFNGGKKLEITSGIRSEESLELMKRFFFVLRNKKRELPLCDIEIS, via the coding sequence ATGGGGTCAAATATCGTTGTCATTACTAATAAAAAAATATTAATTAATAGGAAGAATGCTCCAGATTTGCTCGTAAAGGAGATAGTTCTATACTTCTGGCAGAAAGAACCAATAGAAAGGATCTGGAGGCGGCTATGTCCTGTAGTTTGCGCGCAGGAACCAACACATGGTATTCTTATAGCCATGAAAACTGACCAGCTACAAGTTGATAATTATTTCATGGGAAAAGCCTTAGAGAAAGCTACAGAAGCTTTCGAAAAGGGGGAAGTTCCAATTGGGGCAGTAATTGTGCGGGATCAAAAGATTCTGGGAATGGGACGCAATCGGGTGGAGGAATGTTGTGATGTAACAGCTCATGCCGAAATGGAAGCCATCCGTAATGCGCAGCTTCTTCTTGGAGATTGGAGGCTAACAGCAACGACTATTTATGTCACCAAAGAGCCTTGTTTAATGTGTTATGGCGCTATCCTATTGAGTCGCATTGCAAGAGTGGTATTTGGTATTGAAGACCCTAAAAAAGGAATTTTTCGACCCCCTACATTTTTTTTCAATGGGGGAAAAAAATTGGAAATTACTTCTGGAATTAGATCTGAAGAGTCTTTAGAGTTAATGAAAAGGTTTTTTTTTGTTCTAAGAAATAAAAAAAGGGAGTTGCCACTTTGCGATATTGAGATTAGTTAA
- the mpl gene encoding UDP-N-acetylmuramate:L-alanyl-gamma-D-glutamyl-meso-diaminopimelate ligase: protein MAAITPFFAKELRFHFLGICGTAMGAVASMLKDMGYVVGGSDENVYPPLSTFLSQKGIVVAEGYKAENLPKEVDGTLVVVGNAIKRGNPELEAVLEKKYLFVSLPEILRFFFLHGKQNIIVTGTHGKTTTTSLLVWLFESASLNPSFFIGGLPNNFASGCRYTQSDYWILEGDEYDTAYFDKRSKFLHYLPQTVIINNIEYDHADIFSSLEDILLSFKRLVHLIPKTGHLIIPEDDPTIAEVAKGSLAPVYTVGLGKKADFQISEITYEEAGSNFKMLGESFFLPMPGEYNVRNAAMAIAAATLYGIRPELIAKALKGFLGVKRRLEILGDVCGIKILDDFGHHPTAICKTIQAIRQRYPGSRIWSVFEPRSNTTRRAVFQEELPHSLSFADGVIVSEVANKEGIPPTERLNPEKIVQDINRKGIPSYFCSSPQDILERLQKVLVPGDVVVFFSNGSFYGLPSRLVEMLKKSSGSI, encoded by the coding sequence ATGGCTGCAATAACCCCCTTTTTTGCTAAAGAGCTTCGGTTCCATTTTTTGGGAATATGTGGAACGGCTATGGGAGCTGTGGCTTCGATGCTCAAAGATATGGGTTATGTCGTAGGAGGGTCAGATGAAAATGTTTATCCGCCCTTATCGACTTTTTTGAGCCAGAAAGGAATAGTGGTAGCAGAAGGATACAAAGCAGAAAATCTTCCAAAGGAAGTGGATGGAACCCTAGTTGTTGTTGGAAATGCGATCAAAAGAGGCAATCCAGAGCTGGAAGCGGTTTTAGAAAAAAAATACCTTTTTGTGTCCTTGCCTGAAATATTGAGATTTTTCTTTCTTCACGGCAAACAGAATATCATTGTCACTGGAACCCATGGGAAAACCACCACCACTTCCCTACTAGTATGGCTATTTGAATCTGCTTCCCTTAATCCCTCCTTTTTTATTGGAGGTCTTCCTAATAATTTTGCCTCCGGATGCAGATATACTCAAAGTGACTATTGGATTTTGGAAGGAGATGAATATGATACAGCCTATTTTGATAAAAGAAGTAAATTTCTCCATTACCTTCCTCAAACAGTTATTATAAATAATATTGAATATGATCATGCAGACATTTTTTCGAGCCTAGAAGATATTTTGCTTTCTTTTAAAAGACTTGTTCATCTAATTCCAAAAACAGGCCATTTAATCATTCCAGAGGATGATCCAACCATTGCGGAAGTAGCCAAGGGCTCCTTGGCGCCGGTCTATACCGTTGGGTTGGGGAAAAAGGCAGACTTCCAGATCAGTGAAATTACATACGAAGAGGCAGGTAGCAACTTCAAGATGCTTGGGGAATCATTTTTTTTACCAATGCCTGGGGAATATAATGTAAGGAATGCAGCGATGGCTATTGCAGCAGCCACCCTTTATGGTATAAGGCCGGAATTGATAGCCAAAGCATTGAAGGGATTCCTTGGAGTCAAACGCCGGCTTGAAATATTGGGGGATGTTTGTGGCATTAAAATCTTGGATGATTTTGGTCATCATCCAACGGCCATTTGTAAAACAATCCAAGCTATCCGGCAACGTTATCCTGGCAGCAGGATTTGGTCAGTATTTGAACCTCGGAGCAATACCACTCGAAGAGCTGTTTTTCAAGAAGAGCTGCCCCATTCTCTGTCTTTTGCTGATGGTGTAATCGTTAGTGAGGTGGCGAACAAAGAAGGGATTCCTCCCACCGAAAGACTAAATCCAGAAAAAATTGTTCAAGATATCAATCGCAAAGGTATCCCCTCGTATTTCTGTTCTTCGCCTCAAGATATCCTGGAAAGGCTTCAGAAAGTATTGGTTCCAGGAGACGTTGTAGTGTTTTTCAGCAATGGCTCTTTTTATGGTCTTCCTTCTAGATTAGTGGAAATGCTGAAAAAATCGAGTGGATCCATTTGA
- a CDS encoding tetratricopeptide repeat protein has translation MESKIEFYELGNEALAVGDLEKAKFYYTKSVETDPSYFEGWQALAMAYYKLGEYEKSIDANKKALELRPEDSMVWTSLSLAYMRLGNKIEAEKASFKARIFSWKKSS, from the coding sequence ATGGAATCGAAAATAGAATTTTATGAACTTGGTAATGAAGCTCTCGCTGTGGGAGACTTAGAAAAGGCTAAATTTTATTATACAAAAAGTGTAGAGACTGATCCTTCATATTTCGAAGGATGGCAAGCCTTGGCCATGGCCTATTATAAATTAGGAGAATACGAAAAATCGATCGATGCTAATAAAAAGGCTCTTGAATTACGGCCGGAGGATTCTATGGTTTGGACGAGCCTTTCCTTAGCTTATATGAGGTTAGGGAATAAGATAGAAGCAGAAAAAGCTTCTTTTAAAGCGAGAATTTTTTCATGGAAAAAATCATCCTAA
- the groL gene encoding chaperonin GroEL (60 kDa chaperone family; promotes refolding of misfolded polypeptides especially under stressful conditions; forms two stacked rings of heptamers to form a barrel-shaped 14mer; ends can be capped by GroES; misfolded proteins enter the barrel where they are refolded when GroES binds), with protein sequence MAAKQLIFDESARHSLLRGIEKLSKAVKCTLGPAGRNVILDKKFGSPTITKDGVTVAKEVELEDPWENMGAQLVKEVASKTSDVAGDGTTTATVLAESIYKEGLKNVTAGANPMDLKRGIDKAVHAVVKQLKDISHIVKGKEEIKQVATVSANWDTSIGEIISDALDKVGKDGTVTVEEAKHIETTLEVVEGMQFDRGYISPYFVTNAEELEAVLENAYILIHEKKISSLKDLLPLLEKIAKAGKPLLIIAEDVEGEALATLVVNKLRGTLQVCAVKAPGFGDRRKAMLEDIAILTGGRCLTEDLGIKLENVQLEDLGRAKRIVVEKENTTIIEGAGSRSEIQGRINQIKRQIEETTSDYDREKLQERLAKLAGGVAVIQVGAATETELKEKKARVEDALHATRAAVEEGIVPGGGVALLRCQKAIEELSLKGDEKIGADIVYKALEYPLRTLAYNAGLEGSVIVNEVKARKGNEGFDVATHKFVDMFEAGIVDPTKVTRTALENAASIAGLLLTTEAMVTEIPEKEKKPAVPSAGGGMGDMEY encoded by the coding sequence ATGGCTGCCAAACAATTGATTTTTGATGAATCTGCTAGGCATTCCCTTTTGCGTGGTATCGAAAAGTTAAGTAAGGCGGTTAAATGCACGCTTGGTCCAGCAGGACGCAACGTTATACTTGATAAGAAATTCGGTTCCCCTACTATCACAAAAGACGGTGTAACTGTTGCCAAAGAGGTTGAATTAGAGGATCCATGGGAAAACATGGGTGCTCAATTAGTAAAGGAAGTAGCTTCAAAAACAAGTGATGTTGCAGGGGATGGAACAACAACAGCCACCGTTCTTGCTGAATCGATATACAAAGAAGGCTTGAAAAATGTTACAGCAGGGGCTAATCCAATGGATCTTAAGCGGGGAATTGACAAGGCTGTACACGCTGTAGTCAAGCAACTAAAAGATATATCTCATATTGTCAAAGGAAAAGAAGAGATCAAGCAGGTGGCTACGGTTTCTGCAAATTGGGATACTTCTATAGGGGAAATCATTTCTGATGCCTTAGATAAAGTAGGAAAAGATGGAACAGTAACTGTCGAAGAAGCCAAACACATTGAAACAACTCTGGAAGTTGTGGAAGGCATGCAATTCGACAGGGGGTATATTTCTCCATATTTTGTCACAAACGCTGAAGAGTTAGAAGCGGTCTTAGAAAATGCCTATATTCTGATCCATGAGAAAAAGATTTCCAGCCTCAAGGATCTATTGCCACTGCTAGAAAAAATAGCTAAGGCGGGTAAGCCACTGTTGATTATTGCCGAAGATGTGGAAGGTGAAGCTTTAGCTACACTTGTTGTCAATAAGCTAAGAGGAACTTTGCAGGTTTGTGCTGTTAAAGCTCCTGGATTCGGGGACAGAAGAAAAGCAATGCTCGAAGATATTGCCATATTGACAGGTGGACGCTGCCTCACAGAGGATCTGGGTATAAAGTTAGAAAACGTGCAACTCGAAGATCTTGGGAGGGCTAAAAGAATCGTCGTGGAAAAGGAAAATACCACGATCATCGAAGGTGCTGGAAGCAGAAGTGAAATCCAGGGAAGAATCAATCAGATCAAGAGGCAGATAGAAGAAACCACTTCGGATTATGATCGAGAAAAGCTCCAAGAAAGACTTGCTAAGCTGGCTGGGGGTGTTGCGGTGATCCAGGTTGGAGCTGCAACGGAAACGGAACTCAAAGAAAAGAAAGCTAGAGTAGAAGATGCTCTCCATGCAACAAGGGCTGCAGTAGAAGAAGGCATTGTCCCAGGTGGTGGAGTTGCTTTGTTGAGATGCCAGAAAGCGATCGAGGAGCTTTCTTTGAAAGGAGATGAGAAAATCGGCGCTGATATCGTCTATAAGGCGCTAGAATATCCTCTGAGAACCCTAGCTTATAACGCCGGGCTAGAAGGGAGCGTTATTGTTAACGAAGTGAAAGCTAGAAAAGGGAACGAGGGCTTTGATGTGGCTACACATAAATTTGTAGACATGTTTGAAGCTGGCATCGTTGATCCGACTAAAGTTACCAGAACGGCTCTTGAAAATGCCGCTTCTATTGCTGGCTTACTGCTTACTACGGAGGCGATGGTTACTGAAATTCCTGAAAAGGAAAAGAAACCAGCCGTCCCATCTGCCGGCGGTGGAATGGGTGATATGGAGTATTAA